GCCGTATCGAGCGCGATGAACGCGCGAAGTAATCGGTTTTGCCAATCCGAGCCGCGCCATCACTGGCGCGGCTCGGATTGGCTACTGGCCGCGCGCATGAGTTCCTCGAACAATCGCGCCGAGAGGGGATGTTCCTGCCAGATGCGCTCCGGGTGCCACTGCACCGCGACGAAGAAGTGATTCAGTTTTGTGTCCTCCACCGCCTCGATCACACCGTCCGCCGCGCGCGCGGCTACGCGCAAGCCATCTCCCAGCCGGTCTATCGACTGATGATGCGTGGTGTTGACCGATTGCGTGAGCGAGTCCGTCCACGACGCGAGGCAAGATTGCTCGGTGAGAGAAACGTCGTGGCGGCCTGCGCGATCTTGATGCGTAAGCGCGCCGAGTACCGCGTCCGGGATGTGCTGGATCAGCGACCCGCCGCGATGCACGTTGATCGCTTGCATCCCGAAACAGATGCCCAGCACCGGCGTGCCCGTCGACTCGGCGTAATCGAGCAGGCGGAAGCAGGTGGCGTCGAGGGCGGTGGCCACGTTGGTTACAGTCGCTTGCCGTGGCTGCCCGTAGAGAGATGGGTCCACGTCGCTGGGGCTTCCGGTAAGGATGATGGCGTCCAGCCGCGCGGCGATCTCGGCGGCCACTGCAGGGATCAGCTGAATCTGCACGGGCAGTCCGCCGGCGGCGGCAACGGCCTCGGCGTACTCGGCGGGCAGGTCGTACACGCCGCGCGCTGCGTCCCAGCGGCAGGTGAGGCCGATAAGCGGTTTCTTAACCGCAGAGGACGCAGAGGTCGCCGAGGGAAAATCTGATCGATTGTACGGCGTGGTCATGACACTTCTATTATAGATGTGCCGTGCCGCGCGGGTGGCCATTCTGTGCGAGCGCACCCGATGCCAATCATTGCAACTCCCCCGCGTTTTGGGTCTTCCCTCCGTGTACCTCTGCGTCCTCTGTGGTTAAAATCCGCAGTCAGTGGGCACGGGAGTTGTCGGCGCGCGGCGCGAACGGTAAGATGGTGGATTAGCTTTGCATCTCAGGAGGATTCAATGTCACAACAGGGACCAGCATCAGGACCGCCAGCCGGAGGACCGCCCATGGGCCGTCCGCAATCCGGCCCGCCGCAAGGCGCGCCGCAGGCGCCCCCGGAAAATGTTCCGCGCCAGTTTGTGAACTTTGTGTTTTTCAAGGTGGACCCGGCGTGGCGGCGTCTGCCGGCCGATGTGCGTGAGCGTGGCAAGGCGCAGTTCGCCAAGGTGGCCAACGACTGGGGGCACTCGGGCAAGATGAACGTGCTGCCCTACTCCACCATCGCCATGCGTCCCGACGTGGACTTCATGCTCTGGCGCATCTGCTACACGCTCGATGATCTGCAGGAGATGCAGACCGAGCTGCTGCGCACCGAGCTGGGCCAATATCTGACCACGCCGCATTCGTTGCTGGCCATGACCAAGCGCTCGACTTACATCATCGAGCATCAGCACGAGGGGCAGGCCGACTCGCGTGGCACGCTCAAGCCCGGCCAGTACAAGTATATTTTCGTCTATCCCTTCGTGAAGACGCGCGAGTGGTATCTGCTTTCGATGCCGGTGCGCCAAGGTATCATGAACGAGCACATCACGGTGGGCCACAAGTATCCGTCGGTGAAGCTCAACACCACCTACTCGTTCGGGCTGGACGATCAGGATTTCGTGGTGGCGTTTGAGAGCGACAAGGCCGACGATTTTCTCGACCTGGTCCAGGAGCTGCGCGAAACCGAATCGAGCAAATACACGGTGCGCGACACGCCCATCTTCACCTGCATCCTGAAAGACGCGAAGGGGATGCTGGACACCATCGGGTAAACACTCAACCTCTCCCTTGCCGTTGTCATCCCGAGGAGCGCAGCGACGAGGGACCTGCTTTTTGCGCTTGAGTATGGGAGCAAAATGAAATCAGCGGTTAAGCCAAAACGGACAGTGGAATCGAAGCTCGTTGCGGCGCGCCCGGCGGGAAAGAAGGCAGCGCAGAGCACCGACCCGAAGCGCGTCGCGGAAATTCTCAAGCGGCTGAAGAAGGCGTATCCAGACGCCAAGTGCGCGCTGACTCACTCGAATCCATTTCAATTGCTGGTCGCGACGATTCTTTCCGCGCAATGCACCGATGAGCGCGTCAACAAGACCACGCCAGAGCTGTTCCGCAAGTACCCCACGCCGCGCGACCTCGCCGCTGTGCGGCAGGAAGTGCTGGAAGTGGATATCCGCTCGACGGGCTTCTACCGCAACAAAGCCAAAAACATCATCGGCGCATCGCAGCGTATTGTGAAGGAGTACAGCGGCAAAGTTCCGCAGACGATGGAAGAGTTGCTGACGCTGCCCGGCGTGGCGCGCAAGACAGCCAACGTGGTCCTGGGCAACGCCTTCGCGAAGGCCGTGGGCGTGGTGGTCGATACGCACGTCCATCGCATCTCGCAGCGCCTCGATCTAACCAAGCAGGACACGCCGGAGAAGATCGAGCAGGATTTAATGAAGATCATTCCGCAGGATCGCTGGATTAACTTTTCCCACGAGATCATCTTCCACGGCCGCCGCTGCTGCATCGCCCGCAAACCCAAGTGCGCCGATTGCCCGCTGGAAGATGTCTGTAGTTCCAAGGACAAGACGAATTGATTGATGAACCATGCCCAGGAAAATACGAGAGCTAATCAGGGATCTGAAGAATGCTGGATTCATGGACCGTGGAGGGAAGGGAGATCATCGCAACTTCGTCCATCCAAGGGTACTGAGGCCAATCACGCTCTCCGGAAACGCGGGCGATGATGCATACAATATCAGGAGAAAGCTGTGCGGGTAGCTATTGAGGAGTCAAAACAATGAAGCCTAGCGCGCGATACGCCAAGATCGTCGAATGGTCCGAGCAGGATCAATGCTATGTGGGCAGTTGCCCCGGATTGTTTTATGGCGGCTGTCACGGACCTGATGAGATGGAAGTGTTTGCCAGAACTTGTGAACTGGTTGAGGAAATGATTGATCTGTATCAGCACGAAGGCAAGGTCCTGCCGCCCGCCACTGCGGGTAAAGACTATGCCAATAACATGCTGAATGTCGCGTAACAGTGCCGCGCGCGGCAGCAAGCGGGCGATGGAACCTGATGTCCCGCTTCACGTTTTTTTTATCTAACCCCAATGCCACAGCGAGTGAATTGTAGGTGGGTTCTCCGTCGGCCCGCTTGCTGACGCGCGCGGCACTGTCACGCAAACACAAAAGCCACGGCTTCGATGCCGTGGCTTTTGCTTTTTGATTGGCTGAAACCGACCCGGTTAGACTTCCGCTACGTTTTCCGCGGCCTTGGCGCGCTGGTCGCGGAGCAGGGCTTTGCGGCTGAGGCGGATCTTGTTGCCTTCGATGTTGACCACCTTCACCAGCACCTGATCGCCTTCCTTTAGTTCGTCGCGAATGTCCTTGACGCGGTGCTCGGCAACTTCGCTGATGTGCAGCAGGCCGTCGGTGCCGGGGAAGATTTCGACGAACGCGCCGAACTCGACGAGGCGAACTACCTTGCCTAGATACGTCTTGCCGATCTCGGCGGTGGCCGTCAGATCGGTGATGATCTGGATGGCCTTGCGCGCCGAGGGCTCGTCGTCCGAGGCAATGTTTACGCGACCGTCGTCCTCCACGTCAATCTTCACGCCGGTCTGCTCGATGATGGAGCGGATCATCTTGCCGCCCGGTCCGATGACTTCACGAATCTTATCGGTGGGTATCTTTAGCGAGTAAATTCTAGGCGCGTACATCGACATGGCGCTGCGCGGCTCGGCGATGGTCGCCAGCATGGTTTCCAGAATTTGCAGCCGAGCCTTGCGCGCCTGCTCGAGCGCCTCGGCCATGATCTTCGCGGTGATGCCGCTGGCCTTGATGTCCATCTGCAGCGCGGTGATGCCAGCCGCGGTGCCCGCGACTTTGAAGTCCATGTCGCCGAAATGATCTTCCGCTCCGGCGATGTCGGTGAGGATGGCGTACTTGCCATGCTCCATCACCAGTCCCATGGCGATGCCCGCCACGGGCGCTTTCAGCGGCACGCCCGCATCCATCATCGAGAGCGTTGCGCCGCAGACCGAAGCCATGGAGCTGGAGCCATTCGACTCCAGGATGTCGCTGACGATGCGCATGGTGTAAGGGAACACGTCCTCGGCGGGAAGCATGTTGATGAGGGAGCGCTCGGCGAGTGCGCCGTGGCCGATTTCGCGGCGGCCAGGTCCGCGCATAAACCCTGTTTCACCAACACTAAACGGCGGGAAGTTATAGTGCAGCATGAATCGCTTTTTGGATTCGCCCTGAAGCGAATCGAGGCGCTGCTGATCGTCGGCGGTGCCCAGCGTGGTGGTAACCAGCGCCTGCGTTTCGCCGCGCGTGAATACCGCCGAGCCGTGTGTGCGCGGGAGCAGCGAGACTTCGCAGGTGATCTTGCGAATCTGGTCGAAGGCGCGCTTGTCGGGCCGCTGATTTTTCTTGATGAGGTTCTCGCGGAAAATCTTGTCTTCCAGTGCTTCAAATATCCCGCCGACGGCCTTGGCCTTGTCCACCTCTTCCGGCGTAAAGGACGCCTTCACTTCCTTCTTGAGAGCGGCGACGCGCTCCTGGCTGGTCAGCTTATCCTGATTCGAGGTATCGACCGCCG
This sequence is a window from Acidobacteriota bacterium. Protein-coding genes within it:
- a CDS encoding gamma-glutamyl-gamma-aminobutyrate hydrolase family protein; this encodes MRSHRMATRAARHIYNRSVMTTPYNRSDFPSATSASSAVKKPLIGLTCRWDAARGVYDLPAEYAEAVAAAGGLPVQIQLIPAVAAEIAARLDAIILTGSPSDVDPSLYGQPRQATVTNVATALDATCFRLLDYAESTGTPVLGICFGMQAINVHRGGSLIQHIPDAVLGALTHQDRAGRHDVSLTEQSCLASWTDSLTQSVNTTHHQSIDRLGDGLRVAARAADGVIEAVEDTKLNHFFVAVQWHPERIWQEHPLSARLFEELMRAASSQSEPRQ
- a CDS encoding chlorite dismutase — translated: MGRPQSGPPQGAPQAPPENVPRQFVNFVFFKVDPAWRRLPADVRERGKAQFAKVANDWGHSGKMNVLPYSTIAMRPDVDFMLWRICYTLDDLQEMQTELLRTELGQYLTTPHSLLAMTKRSTYIIEHQHEGQADSRGTLKPGQYKYIFVYPFVKTREWYLLSMPVRQGIMNEHITVGHKYPSVKLNTTYSFGLDDQDFVVAFESDKADDFLDLVQELRETESSKYTVRDTPIFTCILKDAKGMLDTIG
- the nth gene encoding endonuclease III, which produces MKSAVKPKRTVESKLVAARPAGKKAAQSTDPKRVAEILKRLKKAYPDAKCALTHSNPFQLLVATILSAQCTDERVNKTTPELFRKYPTPRDLAAVRQEVLEVDIRSTGFYRNKAKNIIGASQRIVKEYSGKVPQTMEELLTLPGVARKTANVVLGNAFAKAVGVVVDTHVHRISQRLDLTKQDTPEKIEQDLMKIIPQDRWINFSHEIIFHGRRCCIARKPKCADCPLEDVCSSKDKTN
- the pnp gene encoding polyribonucleotide nucleotidyltransferase, which codes for MVYKESIEIGGKTLSIETGRLAKQADGAAFVQYGDTVVLVTATSNLEPRENASFFPLTVDYREYTYAAGRIPGGFIKRETRPSEKEVLTSRLIDRPVRPLFPDGYSCDTQVIAMVLSADKENDSDMVAMVGASAALYLSDIPFPNPIAAVRIGLVDGQMVVNPTFEQRLHSQLNIVVAGTDEGILMVEAGALEVSEQVVNEAIQFGHENIKKIVAVIRKMFADMKIVKRKVDPPKVDEALTTKIESAWRAKLEAAVDTSNQDKLTSQERVAALKKEVKASFTPEEVDKAKAVGGIFEALEDKIFRENLIKKNQRPDKRAFDQIRKITCEVSLLPRTHGSAVFTRGETQALVTTTLGTADDQQRLDSLQGESKKRFMLHYNFPPFSVGETGFMRGPGRREIGHGALAERSLINMLPAEDVFPYTMRIVSDILESNGSSSMASVCGATLSMMDAGVPLKAPVAGIAMGLVMEHGKYAILTDIAGAEDHFGDMDFKVAGTAAGITALQMDIKASGITAKIMAEALEQARKARLQILETMLATIAEPRSAMSMYAPRIYSLKIPTDKIREVIGPGGKMIRSIIEQTGVKIDVEDDGRVNIASDDEPSARKAIQIITDLTATAEIGKTYLGKVVRLVEFGAFVEIFPGTDGLLHISEVAEHRVKDIRDELKEGDQVLVKVVNIEGNKIRLSRKALLRDQRAKAAENVAEV